The DNA sequence GGGGCTCTTGCCGCTTTGTCCTACGCCTTGATTCCGCGGGTGTGGCCTGGAACCTGCGGTCGCTATGTAGCGGTCCCTCTTGTGGTCGCGGCCCTGTGGGTTGGGCGAGAGGAGCTTTCCGGATCGTGGCCGTACGGAGGGTTCTCCTGGGGTCGGGTAGCGATGTCTCAGTCCACCGGGCCTTTCGCGCCGCTTGTCTCCTGGGGCGGGATGGCCGCACTGTCTTTCTCATTGGTAGCACTGGTGGCGGTCGCGGTTTCCCTTGTAGCCGATCGGGATCGCTGGCTTCAGGGGGCTACAGCCGTCGCAGCGGTGACGGCGCTGCTGCTGGTGGTGCCCGTATTCCCGAGCGAGAGTTCTGGTACATACCGGGTCGCAGCAGTTCAGGGAAATGGGCCCGCCGGATATTTCTCTGAAAGGGCGCGGGGAGATCTTTTCTCAGCACAGCTCAACGCAAGTGCGCCCGTGCGTGACGAGACGGTCGACGCAGTTGTATGGCCCGAGAATGCCAGCGAGTACGACCCGCTGTCCTCGGATCGGGAAGCAGAAAGGCTGTCGGGAATCGCTGCCTGGCTGGGCGCACCGCTGACACTCGGTACGGTAACTCAACGAGATGGGCTCTTCTACAATTCGACTCTCTCCGTCGCCCCAGACGCGGGCGTCGTGGACTTCTACGACAAGAAGCATCCGGTCCCGTTTGGCGAGTACGTGCCTGACCGTGCCTTCTGGGAGTCGCTCGCTCCTGACCTCATCGGTCTAATCCAACGGGAGTACGTGCCTGGACAACGCGATGGCGTGCTTCAGCTGGGGAAGATCACCGCTGGGTCAGCGATTTGCTTCGACATCACAGATGACCGGGCGATGCGCTCCCTCATCTCTGACGGCGCGGAGATCATCCTGGCCCAATCCAATAACGCCGATTTCGGAAGGACCGATGAAAGTGAGCAGCAGCTCGCGATCGCGCGGTTGCGGGCGATCGAGTTGGGGCGCACTGTGGTCAACATTTCGACCGTCGGCACCAGCGCGACCGTCGCCGCCGACGGCTCCACTCTTACCCAGCTTGAGCCCTATACGGCAGGAGTGATGTTTGCGGATGTCACCACGTCAAGGAGCGTGACCGCAGCGGCGCGCTGGGGTGAGTCCATCGCGATCTTCCTGAGCATCGCACCACTGGTGCTGCTGCTCACGGCCTTGGCGGCTACGTCCCGAGTCGGTCTCGGTTCGCTTTCGGGCAGAAGAAGATCGCCGATCAGCTAACGTGCGTCTGGTCCGCTGCGCTGGGGGTAGCCGCGACGTCTGTGCCGGATGCTCCGTCCACTCCCCCCTCCCCGAGCTCGCTGCCAAAGGTTGCCGACGGTGGGGTCCGCCACACCATCGTCTCAGCGCCGGGATGACGTATTGTCTGCGCGACGAGCAAGGCCGCACCCAATATGACTATGACGAACGATGCCCACACGTTCGCGGGGACGGAGAGGTACCCATCGCTGGTGGGATCTATCCGAATGGCCTCGAGCCAGCTGCGACCGAGGCCGTACCACATGAGGTAGACCGCGAGTGCTTTCCCCCAGCGCAGAGCGAAGCGGCGTTCGAGGAGCAGAATGATGCCCACCCCGAGGAGGTTCCACATGATCTCGTATAGGAACAGCGGGTGGAAGAGGGTGCCGTCAGCGAGTCCGGGCGGGAACTTCGGGTTGGAAGCTTCGATCTGCAGACCCCAGGGCAGCGTGGTCGGGAGACCGTAGAGCTCGTGATTGA is a window from the Cnuibacter physcomitrellae genome containing:
- the lnt gene encoding apolipoprotein N-acyltransferase — protein: MDAGFPGQNVWPLTLVGVAIVLVAVRGQTLLRGSLVGFTAGCAFYLVHISWAAEYLGPVPWLALSVTESLFWAGFGALAALSYALIPRVWPGTCGRYVAVPLVVAALWVGREELSGSWPYGGFSWGRVAMSQSTGPFAPLVSWGGMAALSFSLVALVAVAVSLVADRDRWLQGATAVAAVTALLLVVPVFPSESSGTYRVAAVQGNGPAGYFSERARGDLFSAQLNASAPVRDETVDAVVWPENASEYDPLSSDREAERLSGIAAWLGAPLTLGTVTQRDGLFYNSTLSVAPDAGVVDFYDKKHPVPFGEYVPDRAFWESLAPDLIGLIQREYVPGQRDGVLQLGKITAGSAICFDITDDRAMRSLISDGAEIILAQSNNADFGRTDESEQQLAIARLRAIELGRTVVNISTVGTSATVAADGSTLTQLEPYTAGVMFADVTTSRSVTAAARWGESIAIFLSIAPLVLLLTALAATSRVGLGSLSGRRRSPIS
- the lgt gene encoding prolipoprotein diacylglyceryl transferase, coding for MLTSIPSPDPAWSQFQIGPLTIHVYALCILAGIIAAVVITQRRLTARGAPAGFVVDAAMWAVPLGIIAARLYHVFTHMGDYFYPGADLWNVLAIWDGGNALYGSMIGGALGIWIACLRANIRFLSFADALAPGMLVAQSLGRLGNWFNHELYGLPTTLPWGLQIEASNPKFPPGLADGTLFHPLFLYEIMWNLLGVGIILLLERRFALRWGKALAVYLMWYGLGRSWLEAIRIDPTSDGYLSVPANVWASFVIVILGAALLVAQTIRHPGAETMVWRTPPSATFGSELGEGGVDGASGTDVAATPSAADQTHVS